Part of the Fibrobacter sp. genome, TGACGGACTAAGATGGCTCCGGCACTTACCTGTTCTCCACCAAATCTCTTCACCCCAAGCATCTTGGGATTACTGTCACGACCGTTGCGGCTGCTTCCTACACCTTTTTTATGTGCCATTTTTTTTCACTCCCTGCAATCAGATTTTGATCGAAACTATTTCCAGTTTCGTGTACTGCTGACGATGACCGTTCTTGCGGCGATAATCTTTCCTGCGCTTCCTCTTTATCACCAGCACTTTCTTAGCCTTGGTATGATCAAGAACTTTGGCTGTTACAGAAGCACCCTCAACCACCGGCGTCCCGATCTTTATTTTATCGCCATCAGCAGCCAGCAAAACTTTGTCGATGGTTATTTCCGCACCCTTCTCTGCCTCAATCAGAGGAACCCGGATAGTAGCACCTTCTGTTACCTTGAACTGGGCACCACCTTGTTCGATAATAGAATACATATTGTCTCCTGACCCGAATATGCCAGTATATCTTAGGATTTTTTTCTTAATTTGCTTCAACCGGGAGCTGATCATAGCCAAAACATGACCAGATAATCCTGGTTTTCAGAGAAAAGACTTTTAAATATAATTACTTCCGGATTAAAATGCAAGCATCTGGCTAATCACAGGGCTGCTCTCTTTTCTTTACCTTGCCATCCGGAACTATGTTATACTCATCCTGATCAAGCTCCTCATCCTGTTCTATCAACAATTGATATTTATGTGCCCTCTCCAGCCTGTTTTTCATCTGTTCACCCTCTTTCAGAAGATAGGCAGCAACAGCAGGATGAACTGAGAGCTTCACCTGATTTGCCCGGACATTGGACCGCTTCAGATCACGGTCTATTCTGGAGATTACTGTCTCGGGTGAGAACACCCATCCCAACCCTTCACATACCGGACATACATTTGTGAAGAACTCCTGCAGCTCCGGTCTGACTCTCTTTCTGGTTATCTCCATCAGTCCGAATTTAGAGAGGCCGGTCATCGATGTGGCAGTGGGATCAGCAGCCAACGCCTTGCGCATCGCCTCCTCAATCTTCCGCCGGTTATCCGCGTTTCTCATATCTATGAAATCGACCACGATGAGTCCACCGATATCCCTTAAGCGCAACTGACGGCAGATCTCAGCCGCAGCATCGAGATTAGTCTTGAAAATAGTCTCCTCAAGGCTTGATTTTCCCACATTTCTTCCAGTGTTTACATCAATTGCCACCAGCGCCTCTGTTCTGTCAATCAGAATATACCCGCCGCTTTTCAGCCAGACTTTACGCTTGAGGAGCCGGTCGAGGTCACGCTCGATATTGAATTTGTCAAACAGAGGCACTTTTTGATTGTAGCGGATCACCCTGTTACAGAGATCCGGCGATAGCGCCTTCAGATAATTGAGTATCTCCCTGTAGTCATCATCCTGATCAACATACACCTCAGTAACATCCTCGGAGAAAAGATCCCTGATCACCTGGGTTGTAATACCCAGTTCTCTGTAAACCAGCTTGGGCCCGGTGCCGCTGAGCGCTTCCTCCTGTGCTTTCCTCCAGGCATCGAGCAGCATGTGGATCTCCTTCACAAACTCTGTTTCTGAGACCTTCAGCCCGATAGTCCTCACTATAAAACCTACCCCCTTTGGCTTTATCTGTGAGATAAGTTTCTTGAGCCTTACCCGCTTTTTGGTGTCCTGAGTCTTTTTGGAAACCCCAATAAAGTCGGTATCAGGTACAAGCACCAGAAAACGTCCTGCAAGACTGATCTGAGTAGTAACTTTAGCTCCTTTAGTACTTATAGGCTCCTTGGTAACCTGAACCAGTATCTCCTGGCCGACAGTCAGCACTTTTTCTATAGGAATCCTGGCAATCCGCCGGCGCTTCGATGAATCGTTGCCTGTATAGCGCTCCATCAATTCATTGCCGACTTCAAGAAGCAGTGACGGGTCTACATCGGTTGCATGGAGGAATGCGCATTTATCCAGACCTATATCGATGAAGGCAGCTTGTATACCCGGCAGTATTGAGGTAACCCGGCCACGGTATATGTTTCCAACGAGCCGGAAATGATCAGGCCTTTCTACTACCAGTTCAACAACCTTGTCGTTTTCAAGCAGGGCAGCTCTTTTTTCTGTAGGAGTAGCATTAAACAGTATTTTTTTGGTCATTTTTCAGCCTAAAATTGTATTTCTGCGATCAGATGGAACCTGTTGTCGATAATTTTCTTGTCGTCACCCTGAACCTTTCGTTCACCATAGGTGTACTCGGCTCTTCCGGTAACATTGTCCGTAAATATATATGTGAGATGAGGAGTGAAGTAGAAGTTCGTTTCAAAAGCAGTCGTATCCGCTTTTGTGAGTTCCACCTTCTTACCGATATTTCCCTTTAACCCGACAGTTGTACGACCCTTGACTGGAATTACCCATGTCAGCAACCTGATCTCTGAAAGACGGCTGCTTTGCTCTATCTGATAATTAATATCAATATCATGGTTCTGCAATTCGCTTCTGTGTGTCTTTATTTCAGCAGAATCCAGCGTGTGAGCTCTGGAATGGCTGAAATTATAAGTAAAACTGACAGGCAGCTTTTTCATCGATCCGGTAACTGAAAGTAGCGGCGAAAAATCGAACCTGAAATCTGTATTGTTTCCAAGTACCCCGGTGTTTCTCCTGGATTTCCTGTAGCCGAAACTGGAACTGAGATTAAGACTCTGCAAAGCATCATTTATAAAACCAATTTTCATCAGGGCCGATGTCCTGGAACCAAGTGAAAAATCCGGAAAAACTATTGCGGTGTCCATTTTGGTACTGTCCGGAACCACTTTGAAACTTCTGTTCCAACCGATACTTATGGGACTGAAACTGATTTCAAAAGGAATTTTTAAATCCAGTCCTGAAGAGATACTGTATTTCTGGTCTACAGTCCGGTAATCATTACCATAGAAGTCTTTTTTGCTGTTATTATCGTCTCTGTATTTCATTCCGCCCAGGGCCATGTCATCCATGTTTCCGGAGAAGAAGTTTCCTGCCTTCCCGCTCAACCCAAGTTGATATTTAAGAAATTCAAATTGTCCCGACCTGCCAAGCAGAGATGATTCAAGATAGTTGTTTTTCAGATCAGATCCGGCGGTATAGTTAAAGGTGATCTGCCTCAGTCCCACGTTATCGAAACCTTTGTCAAGCAATTCAAAAAACTTACCTGCTCCGTCCTTGCCTGTCGCATCCATAAATCCTTTAAGAAGCATATCGATATTCAGATTTGCGTTAAGGGAGAGAGTTGATTTTACTCCGGCACTGATATAGTCTTCGGCACCGGTTCTCCAGTTCACCATATCGGCTCTGTAGTCGGAAACATACTCTCCTGATGTGGAAAGCCAGTCAAAGATCTGAGGGTTAAGTTTGAGGCTGGCATGCTGTGTCCTGTTCTTCTCACCCCAGAGAACCATAAGATGTTTGAAGTTCGGATCTTCATGACGGGAGAATATCCTTCCCCATTCATCGGTGGAATCATGTTGAGAATTCCTGTACATATCTCTGTCGATGCCAATGCTGTATGCCAGATCGATCAGAGGTGAAATGGGGGAATAATCGAGAGCAAAGCCATGATGCAGGTCAAAGGTACCTATGATACTCTTGTCTTCCAGACGGTTATCATCCCTGATTTCCTTTCCTTTTCTCAAATCAACAAGATCGAATTCAATCCGCTCAGGAAGCAGGGAGAATTCGTAATTTTTCAGCGGCTTTGGAATCCACTTCGATGTATCGGTTTGCAGCGGTTTCCATTTTGTCCACTCTGGCGGCTCCTGAGGATTGAGGTTGTACTTGAGCTTTCCTGAGTAGGATTCTCTGTCTGTTCTGATCACATAATCCCCGATACTGTCGGATGGAGCGGGTCCCTGCCACAGTTCATCCCTGGACCTTGTCCACTCAACCTGTGCTCCTATCCTGTCGGCGGTAAGATTGACAATAGGGTTATCGGAACGGGATGATTTACTGTAGTTGGCGAAAAGCTTGTTATTTGTGTTCTGAGTCTCATAATGCTCAGCTTTTGTCATGTCATCCCTGTCTTTTTCCCTTCTTAAAAGTATATCACCAGCATCAGAGATCATGTCCATCAGATTGTCAGAGCGTCCGTTCTCTTTTGTAAGATAGACATCGGAGTTGGTTTTAAGCTGGGGACGGGTAACAGAGCCGGAAACGGACCCTCCCACAGGGATAGATACCCCCCACTCCGATGGAAGAAATTTGTCAAGATACAAGGTTGAACTGAAGTTACCTGTCAACGTGGAATTATCGGGTTTAAGGGAGTTTTCGGTCATCCGCCTGAAATCTCCATCCTCGTAATTGAGATCAGCGGATATATCAAGCAGGTCTGCAAATTTACTATTGAACCTGCTGCTCATGGCCCATCCGTTAAGTTTCCCTATACCGCTTACCTTCATGTCATTTACCCACAGTTCGCCCGAAGAGAGAGAATCTTCCCCTGCAGTATTCTCCTCCCTGTATACTCCTATTCCCATCCACTGGATATTGGAAAGATTGGGCTGCCTTCCTCTGGGTGCCTTTACAAGCAGACGACCCTTTCCATAAGAGAGAGAATCGAGGATCAGAGTGTCGGGATTGGAGAGCATATAGTTGTCTTTCAGCTCCGCAATCCTGCGCAGATCGATGGAAATCTGATTCCATCCTGAATAGAGATCTCCTCTGTACTCATAATAACAGGAATCATCTGTGCCGAACCTGAACACAAAATCCACTTTTCCCCCGTAAAGGAGTGCCTTGTCCGCATTGCTTCCGGAGGGGCTTTTTCCATAAACGTACAGACTCAGATTCCTGTAAGCGGAAAGGTTGATATTCTGATAGGAATAATTTCTGGTTATAAGCGCAGTCTCCCCCTCCTTGACATTCTGAAAAATAAGCTTCAATGCGCTCTCCCGCTCGTAATCTCCGGTCTGTTCATCCCTTTTCCAATGGAATATATCTCCCCTGGTACTGGATCTGTATTCTGAATCTTCATGGTTATTTATAGATACAGCCTCGATCTTTGTACCGATCGAATCGTAAAGAGGCTGCCACTGATTGCCAACAAACTGCATGTCATAGAAAATGAGCTGCTGTTCCTTGTTAAGAGCAGTAGTGTCAAAATCGGTCCAGATAAACCTGACCATCTTTATTTCCGACCACCTGGGACTATTGACAGAATCACGCATGTGTTCATAACCTGCCAGTACCTCCTTAAGCGGAATACGTACCTT contains:
- the rplU gene encoding 50S ribosomal protein L21 — translated: MYSIIEQGGAQFKVTEGATIRVPLIEAEKGAEITIDKVLLAADGDKIKIGTPVVEGASVTAKVLDHTKAKKVLVIKRKRRKDYRRKNGHRQQYTKLEIVSIKI
- a CDS encoding Rne/Rng family ribonuclease, translated to MTKKILFNATPTEKRAALLENDKVVELVVERPDHFRLVGNIYRGRVTSILPGIQAAFIDIGLDKCAFLHATDVDPSLLLEVGNELMERYTGNDSSKRRRIARIPIEKVLTVGQEILVQVTKEPISTKGAKVTTQISLAGRFLVLVPDTDFIGVSKKTQDTKKRVRLKKLISQIKPKGVGFIVRTIGLKVSETEFVKEIHMLLDAWRKAQEEALSGTGPKLVYRELGITTQVIRDLFSEDVTEVYVDQDDDYREILNYLKALSPDLCNRVIRYNQKVPLFDKFNIERDLDRLLKRKVWLKSGGYILIDRTEALVAIDVNTGRNVGKSSLEETIFKTNLDAAAEICRQLRLRDIGGLIVVDFIDMRNADNRRKIEEAMRKALAADPTATSMTGLSKFGLMEITRKRVRPELQEFFTNVCPVCEGLGWVFSPETVISRIDRDLKRSNVRANQVKLSVHPAVAAYLLKEGEQMKNRLERAHKYQLLIEQDEELDQDEYNIVPDGKVKKREQPCD